The DNA region CCTATGCTTCAACAAAGGTAACGGAACCTGTAGAAGATGACTTATCCGCATTTAATTACTCATTACCACCTTGGATTAGCTCACAGTGGTTGTTTGACTCTCTCCCTTTTTTCTTTTGTCAAAGGACAACAAATCACTGCAGAATTGTTGACCAATTCACCATTTATAGGtaatataatacatttattaACCATAATGCTGAGTAACAATTATGTGTTTGCCTTTTTTGTTGCCGATTGACTGCACCCGGAATAGGCTCCAACCGTAGAAATTCGTACAGTGAGTTATACTTTGACCGGTTTCACAAACAGACAGATGCGCATGATGTAAAAAACAGAAAGTATGCAGTAGCAGCTAATAGGATGTATGAACATGGATGTTTTAAGAGGTCTAATGGTTTGGGCAGCTGAACTTGGTTTACATTTTCAGACTACAGGACCATTTTAGTTCTTAGTGTGGGAGGCAGTGCTAATATGACATAATGACATATTAACACTGTAGGAAACAATTTAATCATGTTACACAAATGAAAGGATTTTTATACATTATTGGTACAATTATTGTGGTAATAAACAAATGTATGCGATTACAGCATCACACATATGTTCCCACTGATTTTCAGATAACAGGCACAAATTTTTCGACCTGAACGAAGGTGCTAATATAACATGCAGCAATAAAACATGGCGAGAGATGATCTACAGCATCTGGAAAGTCAAATTGAAGGGGAGGCTCTGCTCTGTGGCTTTTCACATTAACGGAAGTCGCCATGACACATGTGAGAATGGGATGGAGCTGAGGAACGGAACCAGCGGAGAATCCTACCTGCACATTCCTCAGTTCACTCTAGGAAACCAGGGAGTTTATCTCTGTGAGACGGCTTACTGGGGAGGAACCTATAATGCAGAGATTACGGTATCTGCAAGAGGTGAGACAGAAATGGCTTATAAGGGGATGTGGGGGCTGAAGGTACCTTCTATGGGTACTTTAACACAGAAAAACCATCTCGGTTCTTGAACCTTGTTCTTGGTTTTGCCTCAGTGCCTCCACAGATCTTCAGCAGGCTGGAAGAGCTCCACAACGGGACAGTGGCTGTGTGCtcagctgtggggggaaacccggcAGCCTCCATCTCCTGGAGAACCCAGTGGAACTCCACTGCAAACCAGACCTCCACCCGCAACTCAAACGGCACCTACACTGTGGAGAGCCGCTTGGTCCTGCCTGGCCGTGTCTCCAGAGAGAACCTGAGCTGCATCGTCACACACCCGAGCTGGCCGGGGGGGTTCAAAGAGACACCTCAGCCTCGGGGTAGGTCTAACCTATCAAATTTACAATCAATGGGGCTGTTCTCTCAATGCACTTAACTAACATTTATGTCAAACACAGATTAGCTTTAAACACGATAACAACCATAAATGCTAGACTATAATTAGGAAGTCTTGCCTAAAACACACATATTTTGGTTCTCGCAGGATCCTTATCAATCTTTGGATTGCAGTCCAGCGTCCTGATGGTCTGCGCTGCTTTGATGCTGTTTGGAGTCGTGACTTCATGCTACATCTTATGGAGACCTTCCAAAGCAATGGGGTATGCTGGGAAATTATTGTCTTTTAGCTGTTAAGTTCCACCAGCTGTCACTAATGCCAAGCTACTGCTCACACTTATACCTGCAGTGTTTCTGAGGTGGAAATTTTCAAACGCAGTTATTTAGTCTGTCTATGGTTTAGTCATTCACCTTTTAGCCAGTCATGagggtaagggttagggttagggtaagggGTGATCAATTTCTGTTGAGACCAGGGTCACCTGTAGGCATACTATATGTCAATAGACTATAGTAGGAAACCAGCACAAGATgggaagaacacacacacacacacacacacacacgcacacagacacacccaaaCGCACCCAAACGTTTTTAAACTGTCTGTTTTTGCATTCGTCCTGTTGCCACTAATGACTGATTTTGGGTCACTTACAGCTGCCTTGAGCTTATTAATGTGTAGGAAACATTGGGGAATTTTAATACCCATTTATTTGCTGCCTGTTCACAGCCGAAGGAAGCGACGTCTCTGCTCAGGGTCTACTTGACACACCCGGCCGTTGATGCAGAGGGACGTCAGCAAACCAGTTAGGAACTAAGAGGGTACATCACtcaccagaggtggagatttcaggtccacagtgtacaaatccagaccgagattttgtttcaacaaccagttgagtataaagagtcacaatcacagagtacTGAAATGGTTGGTTGAAGCGAAATCTTgtcctggatttgtactctctggacctgaaatctccacctctgtggCCCACTAACCACACCTATTTGCTGTGTGGTATGCTTAACTTTACCTAATGCCCactatcatttaaaaaaaatttttgcaGTGCTTGTTGCTCAGGCTTGGTCATTTAGTGAACCTGCTACGTGTCCAATGGCTTTTGTTTTCACTCGTGCTGTTTTTGGCAGAAACACTAATTACACTGTAACTGCGGGTTTTTCTGAAACATCGTGTTCGGAAGAGAGCAGACTTTCTATGCATGGTTGTATGTTTACGATGCATGTCGAATTGTAGGTTTTGCACAATGACGGCGACTTCACTTTTGGTAATAAACAATACCTTTGACGAATTGCTTGTTATTGAAAAAAAATTGAACAGTTGCAGTGTTCCGTATCGCCAGCAGATGGCAGACGGTGACTGGTATACGAAGACCAGTGGGTTTCTCACCTTATTTCCCAGTTCACACGTAATCTGATCCAAGCTGTTTTTATATGAACTGCTAACAGTTATACCTGATGTCGAACAATCAAAACGACTTTCTTAACAGCAAATGGAAAAATATTGACTAATGGCAAAAGAATATTTTACgtctaaaacaaaaaaataaagtaacatAAAACAAGGGTATATTTCCGAAGTGCTCTGCACATCAGCTGCATCTTTGATTTCCAAAGGGACGCCTGACCTTCCCTGGAAATTTAACATCTTAATACTGACAGGTGTTTTCCAGCACTCAACAAACTAGATTTTGCTCCAGTAACAGTAAAACACTTTTTTTGTTGTCCTTTGGGGCTTTTTAATGACTCATTTTAATGCAATTAAGTACAAAGTTGTTATGAAACAAACTATTCAAGAGCAGAAGAAAACAATTTCTGGTACTTTTAACTTCTTATGAAAAGCAGAAGTGTTTGATGGGACAGTTTCTTAACACCTCATAACACGAGAAGAGTCTGGTGCTTCCTTGATACATTTTTATGCATCCCCGCCACATACATAGTGTCCCTTCTTGCGGAGGCCCTGCTGTTTTCATCTCTGCCAGGGCTGGACCACTCAACACCAGGTTCCAGTGACCTACTGCATCACTACGAATCCATGAAATGACAGCACACAGATGACTCACCGATGACTCAGCTGCCTTCGAATGGACGTTTCACCTCTGGTAAGTTCGGTAGAATAGAACTTATGCAACTGATTCAATTGAGGTTTCGTTTTAATACATACAGGAAACTTTTGCCAAATATACCGAATGGGGCTAAGTAAATCATGCATACATCACCAGCTAAAACATGACCCGACATGTCTAGGATTCCCCGGAAACGTGCTCTTTTTACACCCCTGTCCGGGCGGTTTTTCAGAAATCGGCAAATTGTCCCGGTTTAGTACTGCAATCTGTATGACCCAGGGCTGCAAGTTATGGTGGAGCACCAAGTGAAGGAAAAAACATCAATTTCCAACATATGGCAGCCACTCAACTTCCGGAAACCATTGGCACTCTGACTTTAATATTCACGAGAGAAGCGCTGCCTGATTGGTCAGTGAACTGAAAACTCAAAATTAAAATGCTGATTTAAGACTAGTCCTCTGGTAACCCTATCCAAAGATAGATTATATATGCAAGTGTGCCTGAATGTCGCTGGTGAACCTCACACGGGGACATGAGTCAGGCCTGCCCTACCCTTTCACTTTTTAT from Brienomyrus brachyistius isolate T26 chromosome 1, BBRACH_0.4, whole genome shotgun sequence includes:
- the LOC125743143 gene encoding cell surface glycoprotein CD200 receptor 2-like; amino-acid sequence: MHFAWAAMRIVWVPLLCFNKGQQITAELLTNSPFIDNRHKFFDLNEGANITCSNKTWREMIYSIWKVKLKGRLCSVAFHINGSRHDTCENGMELRNGTSGESYLHIPQFTLGNQGVYLCETAYWGGTYNAEITVSARVPPQIFSRLEELHNGTVAVCSAVGGNPAASISWRTQWNSTANQTSTRNSNGTYTVESRLVLPGRVSRENLSCIVTHPSWPGGFKETPQPRGSLSIFGLQSSVLMVCAALMLFGVVTSCYILWRPSKAMGRRKRRLCSGST